One window from the genome of Podospora pseudocomata strain CBS 415.72m chromosome 6, whole genome shotgun sequence encodes:
- a CDS encoding hypothetical protein (EggNog:ENOG503PQF3), with product MYGPRSNRVHFESTTPGVPEVHIRRTRSVNRGPRQPRSRTRSAERVHTLWDETPVADMQGRERGGGVSRETYDQLFRENHILRVQVQELEEDVRKEKAFNSELRRSVESNSDSEARKSTKLREARKKNALLELENSNLTTKIRDLSRQLKDALEAKARYVGTEYETMKQQVAEWRRRYDDANRRIDRMRDNLDEHIATNRVLQAEVETLRRENERLRRRHP from the coding sequence ATGTACGGCCCTCGAAGCAACAGGGTGCATTTTGAGTCAACGACACCAGGCGTCCCCGAGGTCCATATTCGTCGCACCCGGAGCGTAAACCGAGGACCTCGCCAGCCTCGCAGTCGTACTCGGAGTGCCGAACGAGTCCACACCCTTTGGGACGAAACACCAGTCGCCGACATGCAGGGCCGTGaacgcggcggcggcgtaaGCCGCGAGACCTACGACCAGCTCTTTCGTGAGAACCACATCCTCCGGGTCCAGGTCCAGGAGCTAGAGGAGGACGTCCGCAAGGAGAAGGCCTTCAACTCAGAGCTTCGCCGCTCAGTCGAAAGCAACTCTGACAGCGAAGCCCGCAAGTCAACAAAGCTACGCGAGGCCCGCAAGAAGAATgcccttctcgagctcgagAACAGCAACCTCACGACCAAGATCCGGGACCTCAGCCGTCAGCTCAAGGACGCTCTTGAGGCCAAAGCGAGATATGTCGGCACTGAGTACGAGACCATGAAGCAGCAGGTTGCTGAGTGGCGCCGACGATACGATGACGCCAACCGCCGCATTGACCGGATGCGTGACAATCTCGATGAGCACATTGCTACCAACCGCGTGCTTCAGGCCGAGGTCGAGACGCTTCGGAGGGAGAATGAGCGGCTTCGGCGACGTCACCCTTGA
- a CDS encoding hypothetical protein (EggNog:ENOG503PHC2) — protein MSRTVRWGSPTEGHYEHQRSDSGVGSFSDCESRTSNTDRDRNFLASGYEDNTTIYQLQRALEQTRQQRDEFSKKIAELETTVRQLRNEIEQNKAHVRAVTDQNELFTHEKKTLAEKNKELSEQNTQLQEQLDDTIEKLKKSNRKSTVTSSPTAASSTTSESTEDKKPRRSASKRRPEKEKERDADREKEKREKERKREKREKEQHREHERPAEKEDDTIDRLRQRFDKHRVGDESDAKSGSIASSKPARASRPTSSYIEPLGLSTPRPQQTVPPSPARHHSYTAPGYPPSTTYASIREPSAYAQGAQRSAHPQVYIASGEYGYEEEEAAYHPHQVRTGRSERR, from the coding sequence ATGAGCAGAACAGTCCGCTGGGGCTCGCCCACCGAAGGGCACTACGAGCATCAGCGCAGCGACTCGGGTGTGGGTTCCTTCAGCGACTGCGAGAGTCGaacctccaacaccgaccGCGACCGCAACTTCTTGGCTTCTGGCTACGAGGACAACACAACCATCTACCAACTGCAGCGTGCTCTTGAGCAGACGCGCCAGCAACGAGACGAGTTTTCCAAAAAGATCGCCGAGCTCGAGACCACCGTCCGTCAATTGCGCAACGAGATTGAGCAGAACAAGGCCCATGTGCGCGCCGTCACGGACCAGAATGAGCTCTTTACACACGAAAAGAAGACGCTCGCCGAGAAGAATAAGGAACTCTCGGAACAAAACACACAGCTTCAGGAGCAGCTCGACGACACGAttgagaagctgaagaagtCCAATCGCAAGAGCACCGTCACCAGCTCGCCAACAGCCGCCAGCTCCACCACGTCCGAGTCCACCGAGGACAAGAAGCCACGGCGCAGCGCCAGCAAGCGCAGaccagagaaggaaaaggagcgCGACGCCGACCGCGAAAAGGAGAAGCGCGAAAAGGAGCGCAAGAGGGAAAAGCGCGAAAAGGAACAACACCGCGAACACGAACGGCCTGCCGAAAAGGAAGACGACACAATTGACCGCCTGCGCCAGCGGTTCGACAAGCATCGCGTTGGCGACGAGAGCGACGCCAAGAGCGGTAGCATTGCTTCCTCCAAACCCGCCCGGGCAAGCCGACCGACAAGCAGCTATATCGAGCCACTGGGTCTCAGCACCCCCAGACCACAGCAGACTGTGCCGCCCTCGCCCGCGCGCCATCATTCCTACACGGCCCCTGGATACCCACCCTCGACCACGTATGCCAGCATTCGCGAGCCATCTGCCTACGCACAGGGCGCTCAACGGTCCGCTCACCCCCAGGTCTACATTGCCAGCGGAGAGTACGGctacgaggaggaggaagctgcGTACCACCCACATCAAGTCAGGACCGGTCGCAGCGAGCGGAGGTGA